The genomic window CTTCTGTACTGTGTGGAGCACCCTGGATGCCCCTTTACTTGTATCTGGGGATAAGGTGAAGTCAGCCCTTTCTAATTGAGATGGGAGCCGGACAGTTGATGGAGGGCCCTTAGGACCCAGGGGGAGCTCGGGGCAGGCTGTCAGCGCAGCCGGCGAGCGGAGATCCTCCCAGTCCCCCCACACCCCCCCGCCtctccatccccatccccatcccccgCCTTTGGGGCGAGGGCATCTCAGATGTCCGGGTAACCACGGCTCTGGGCCTTCTTCTGTAGCAGCTGGGCCGGCGGCCCCCGGGCCCCCCACCGCCTCCCAAACCCAATGCCTCTGCTCTAATAATTCGGCCGGCTCCCCCCCgaaccccccttccccctccccgtCCCGTCTAACTCTGCCACAATGAACGACCAATACCATCGGGCGGCCCGGGATGGCTACTTGGACCTTCTCAAAGAAGCCACCCGGAAGGAACTTAATGCTCCAGATGAAGATGGCATGACTCCTACCCTCTGGGCCGCCTATCACGGTAACCTGGAGTCACTGCGGCTCATCGTTAGCCGAGGGTGAGATCCCCATTCCCGGTCACCCTTCCTCCCTGGTTCTTTTCCCCTTGACGAAACTCGGTGTTTCTTTTTCCTGGAAAACTTTCGGGAGGACAGATGGAAAGCCTATCTACTGCCCCCGGCCCTCTTTTTCCCAtagcttctttttttgttctgtcctggccttcccctcccccaaagtcCAGTTTTTGTGACCTGACCTAGGTATAGGGTGCTTGTGTGTAATAACCTGTGACACTTGTAGGGggcagggtgtgtgtgtgtgtgtgtgtgtgtgtgtgtgtagaggtgGCTAGCACCTCAAGGTAATGACCACAGAACCTTGGAGAAAAGGAGCTGCAGGAATAGTAGGAGGAGGGGATCAGGGATGGCCTTCTAGAGAGATACTCTAGAGAAGGATCTAAGATGATAggctgatggggggggggggtccttgtCCCTTCTCCACCAAAGGTAGAATGGCTGGAAAAAAGCTACCTAGCCTGGCCTTACTCCCTAGCCTCACTCTTTCCGTTGCCCTGCTCATTCCTTGGAATTGATGGATACTCTATTGTACAGACTGAAAATGCCACAGTTGCCTTGCTCCACTGCCCCTGTTAATTGGTTTCCCCTCCTTCAGTTCGAATCAGAAAGGATGAAATATGACTGCCCAgcttttcttcctctccactgCTTTTCTTTATAGACCTTGGCTTGCCCCTACACTGCCCTTCCCTAAGCATCATGACCCTGTGTGTTCTGAAACCATGTGTGGTAATATGGGCACACTTCTCCACTCTTTCCCCTTGGAAGCCCAGTCCTTTATGGTTTCCTGTAGGGATGGTGTGAGCATGGCAACCAGTGGTCAAAGACctgaataaaggaataaaaactgACTGGGAGAAAGGGAGTGGTGATTGAGGAATAAAGGACTGACTctagagggggaaggggaaaagaacaaGCATTACTAAAAGCCTACTATGTACCagctactttacaaatattatctcatttgatcctcacaataatcatgGAAAGAATCTGTTATTATGGTCCCTATTTTCCAGTTAAGAAAACGGAGACATCCAAATGTTAgttgatttgctcaaggtcacttaactaggaaatatctgaggtttgatttgaaactcaggtcttcctgattccaggtccaggtctcaattcaattcaataaacattcaacAAGCACTATGTGGTaaggtagatagagtgctgggcctggaataaGAAAGATGTGCCttattaattgtatgaccctgggaatgccatttaagcctgtttgcctcagtttattcatttgcaaaatgaactggagaaggaaatggtaaatcactccatatatatatatatatatatacatatatatatatatatatatgtatatatatattttttttttgccaagaaaataggTTCGCACAGAGTTGGACATAACAGAATAACAGCACAAAGTACCTACTATCTGTCAGGAACTACTAAACACTGggtgatacaaaaagaagcaaaagacagcctctatcctcaaggaacttaaactCCAAAGATTGTGCTCTTAGCTGCCTCCAAAGGAGAATAGAACAACCATTTACTTttcagatatctcatttgatcccaaaATGACTCTTGGGAAGTAGTTGCTATTATGATCCCCAtgttacaaataagaaaactgaggcagagtttaagtgacttgcccacggtcataCAGTTAGTTTCTGAGGAAGATggtgaacccaggtcttcctgactctaggcctagagCTATCAACTGTTAACACCCACTCAATACTGAAactgtgaactttaaaaaaaattatgttgaatatgttaaatatttttaaaaatatatttcttttttaaaaatatatttcaatattgttggtttcctttataattctatgcaGTTTTTATGCATTCAAAGCATTATTATGAGAATGATGCTCTCAGGGTCATTATTCTTagagtccataggcttcactagaATTCCACAGATAgtcatacattaaaaaaaatagactgagAACCTCTGTCCTGGAAAAAGTAGGGAAGGATCTGACCagttagtcaatcaacaaacatttatcaacgGCTTACTCTATCCCAAACAATATATTGAAAAGGACTGAAAGCACTTAGGAGGTGCCAGGCACTTTATCTTCCAAGAAAGAGGTTTACACGTGGGGCAATCATATTATATTCCCAAAAATTTATGACTGGgtaaaatcatttgaaaatcaATATTAAGAACAACCTTTAAAGgatgaagaaggagaaaataaaaggtCAGTTGGGGGGGTGTAAAGAAGAAAGGACATTGTCTTGATGAAGGACACTGGGAGACTGCCTATATACATATAAGCCTCAtgttgttggggggttttttggcctttttttaaagcattggTTATTAAGCCACCTTCTACCCTATTACCTGGCTCCCTGATTCACTGTCCAACCATTAAGGGTCTGGTAGCAAAAGGCTCTTAAGAGTTGAGGGATCCCAAGAAGGCTGAAAAGGAATATATAGATTATTAAATGTAATCCAAACTCCTCAGGAAACTGAAGTCCTCATATGTAAGGAGATTTAGTCAAGATCACTCAGTTagcaaatgaataaattgaaactAGACCCCCAGTTCTCTCTACAGTTCAGTGGTCATTCCATTATATCACACTCTGCACATGTGTAATAAGAATAATATTAATGGGTGATtgttatacatatgtatatatataattggatattatataatatatgtcataaagtttacaaagtttaaatatatttcattagaCTTCCAAAGTAACCCAAAGTGCTAGGAATTATAGGTATTATTCCtgttttgcagaagaggaaattaaggtatAAAAGACAGACATGTTTGGACCAAAGGTCTCACTTGTCTCCTCTTTGCAGATGGGGTCCCTTCTTCTTACCTGagctctactctctctctctctctctctctctctctctctctctccttttaccttaaAGATCTCTCATTGCCCCTGTTCTAGCCAGAATGGGATAATTGTTTTAGAGTAGGCTAGACACATCCCTGTGAGGCCAAGTCACTCAATTGAATGTCTAAAGGAATAAAAACTGACTGGGAGAAAGGGAGTGGTGATTGACTTCTGcagcttttctttcttccctccctcattcctcatatatgaaaaaaagctggggcagctaggttgcgcagtggatagctCACTGGCcagcgcactggccctggagtcaggagtacctgagttcaaatccagcctcaaacacttaataattacctagctgtgtggccttgggcaagccacttaaccccatttgccttgcaaaaaccaaaaaaaaaaaaaaagctgaggttTTTTCACAGGCTACTGGCATCACCTCATTTACTTCAGGGGATCATTCTCTGGCTCTGGGAAAGGGTGACAGGGAGAATCAGGAGATTTCTGTGACCTGAAAGAATTGTGTTGCCACCTCCCACAATAGAGGAGAgctttatttgttgttgttgttgttgttttttaaatcttgacAGCTTGCCATGAAACTGGACTTGGGATCCAATTAAGGAAGAGAACTAGGGATGAAGGAGTAGAGGAAAATCTGATGAGACAAGGGAGCAATTCTTCAATCTGACCTGGGACCTCATTAGCAGCACAatgtgtttctctgtgtgtgtgtgtgtgtgtgtgtgtgtgtgtgtgtgtgtgtgtgtgtgtgtgtgtattggtggtggtggtagtggtagtagttgtagtagtagtcgTAGTAGTCTAGAGAAAAGACTGAGGGCAGTCACAGACTGGGACATTCTGGAAGGAGGAAGTATTCGATTACTCCAGACAGATAGGGCCCGCCCCAAACAGTGACTCTGATGGTCTTGAGGGCTGTTGTCAGTGAGGAAGTAACAGATTTCCAAACTGTTTTATCCCAGGGGGTGGGTTAATAAGAAGTATTTGGGGATCTCTAAAGAATATGTCTTCTACTCAGGAATAGGGAAGGACACTCCTCACCAAGCTTCCTGAAATAGACTTTGAAGTGGATAGATTGAGGAGCTCAATTCCCAGTCTAcactctcctcctccctccctcacccAGCCTGGCTGCCCCCACAGTCCCCTCTAGACCAAGGCCAAGGCCAGACACCTGCCTCTCACACATGGGCTTGCCAGGCCTGGCCCTGGTCCCTGCAAACAAAATGCACTCGAGCTTATTTGCTAGAGTATACTAACAAGttctcacacatgcacacatacaaacGCATCatgcacacataaacacacatataaacaaGGTAAATTGCTCACATAGTCTCCCACATGCACATATGTACCTATCTGCTCTCAGGTATTCACACACTCTAACACCCCAGGCCCACCACCTCTCTGGGCCAGCTCCTCGCTGGGCCACATGAATaattcacttctctctctcaATGCATCAAATATTAATCCTCTGAGATTCCCAGCCCTGCTGCGTGTCATAGCGAAGGCGGGACTAGGCTGGGCCTTCCCCAGCATCCCACCTACCATGACTGGGATAGTAATGGTGATTCATATAcccagagatttttaaaaatacattttatcagTGGTAAACTGTTCTCTGTCTGCTTCTGTCTATTTAGTTCAGTCTATTTAGCTCTATTTTCATAACTTTGTACAAGTTTATTTTATGGCAGACATTCTTTATAGGAGAGGccattaaattattattgttagtaTTATTTTAATAAGCTGGATGGCATAGTGGTTAAAGtgttagatttgaaatcaagaaacctgagttcagttctgatTTCAGATGGTTCTGCATAGGTCACTTACACTCTGTCTCAACATCTAGCTCCCAGGATTGTaataaggttcaaatgagataatatttacaaagtgctttgaaaactataatgcactatatatatatatatatatatatatatgatagctattattattcaaaattatttatgaatCTATATTAATTCTTTAATCCTATGGATCATATTTTATGCATTggaaaaacattctgagaaggatTCCATAGGCTATACAAGGTTGCCAAAGGGATTCATGTTACCCCAACCAGTTAAGAACTCTGCTTGAGTCAAATCTTAGGTATAGATGGACTCATGGGACTTGTGTACTTTGACCTGGAATGGATATCTTTTCAGTCAGGAGacattctgactccaagcctcTCAGACCCCTTTCTGGCAAGGTCCATCGTATGAACACCAGGAGATAATCAGTGCCTGGTGATCATCTAGGCTAAGGCCCTCACTCCCATGCCTCTTTAGGGGCAATATCACTGATCTCCAAGTTGTTCCAAGTCGTAGACCCATCTGCCCTCCTGTTCCCCTTGCCTAAGTCCTCCCCAGTCACTCTTCTTATATCTCATTGCAGAGGGGATCCAGATAAATGCGACATCTGGGGCAACACCCCTCTGCACCTGGCAGGCTCTAATGGACATCTCCACTGCTTGTCCTTCCTGGTGTCCTTCGGGGCTAACATCTGGTGCCTGGATAACGACTACCACACGCCCTTGGACATGGCGGCCATGAAAGGGCACATGGAGTGTGTGCGCTACCTGGACTCCATCGCGGCCAAGCAAAGCAGCCTGAACCCCAAACTTGTGGGCAAGCTGAAAGAGAAAGCTTTCCGCGAAGCGGAGAGGCGCATCAAGGACTGCGCCAAGCTGCAGCGCAAACACCACGCGCGCATGGAGCGGCGTTACCGGAGAGAGCTGGCGGAGCGGGCCGACACGCTGAGCTTCTCCAGCCTGTCCTCCAGCACCCTGAGCCGGCGGCTCCAGAACTTGTCCCTGGCCAGCCACCTCCCCTACTCCCAGGCCACCCTCCACGGGACCGGCCGAGGGAAGACAAAAATCCAGAGGAAGCTGGAGCGGCGCAAGCACGGAGAGGGGACGTTCAAGATAtcggaggatggaaggaaaagcATCCGCTCTCTGTCTGGGCTGCAGCTGGGCAGTGATGTGATGTTTGTCCGACAGGGCACCTACGCCAACCCGAAGGAGTGGGGCCGGTCCCCACTCCGGGACATGTTCCTCTCCGACGAGGACAGCATCTCTCGTGCCACCCTGGAGCCTGCTCTAGGAGCGGAGTCGGCCCACTCAGAGGTCAGCACAGACTCAGGCCATGACTCTCTTTTCACCCGCCCTGGCCTGGGTACTATGGTGTTCCGGAGGAACTATGTAAGCAGTGGGCTTCAGGGACTGGGGCGGGAAGAGGGGGGGATAGATGGCATGGGCACCCTGCGGGCCCGGATGCAGCACTCGCCAAGTCTGGATGATGATAGCATCGGCAGTGCCAACAGCTTGCAGGAGCGCCTTGATGAACTTCCTTGGGATGAGTTTGACCTGGGGCTGGACGAGGCCCTGGAGCCTGAGACCAGCCCGCTAGAGACTTTCCTTGCCTCCCTGCACATGAATGACTTTGTGGCCCTATTGAGGCAGGAGAAGATTGATCTGGATGCCTTGATGCTCTGCTCTGAACTAGACCTCCATAGCATCAGCATTCCTCTGGGTCCCAGAAAGAAGATCTTGGGGGCCATCAAGCGACGGCGCCAGGTGCTAGAGCGGCCCCCTGCCCTGGAGGACACAGAGTTGTAAGTCCAAGGAGGAGGTGGGATAGTGAGACAACTCAGGAAGAGCTTGGGCTGGTAGGACTTTGAGCAGAAAGAGCCCTTAGAGATCAGTTGCTTCAAGTCtcttatttaacaaatgaggaaacagaccccGAGAAGGGGAAGTGACTTGGCTACATTCCGAAGGATTTGCCCAGTGACCCTTGcaaaggattctgttttttttctttctgggtttgacACAAGGAGCAGCTGAATTCTATATATCTTGGCCTTGAGAGAGTTGTGACTTGATCTTCTGGTGTTTGGGGAAGGTTGAGTTTAATCCTCAGTACCAGAGCCTTGATTCCCAACTCTCAGGGACCTGGGATATTTTAATCTTCTTTAAGTTACTTGAACGAGAGCTCATAAGGAATCCTTAAATATATGTAGcaagggaaaggagagttagaTTAGAGCATTCTCATGGAACTGAGAATGTACTTAGACCATTTCCAGTGAGACATGTGCTCTGGCCTCTTGCTAGAAGTCCACAAGGGGCTGTGCTAAAGATGTCTGGCAACTGAGCCAGGAAAAGCAGCTCCTTCCCCGGGAGCAAGAAGAGATGGTTTACAATCCCTTAATTGGGGTAACCTCTTTGTTGGGACTCAGAAAACACTAACTTTCTCTTCATCTCCATGGGAAGTAACCAAAGCAGTGAATGCTGTTTCATAGGAAATACTCTAAATCCATTCTCTAtttactacctttaatttaatgtCCCAGATGCCAGAGTGAGTCCCTCAAACTCCACCTAGCCCAGCACATTTATGATATGGTCCTGTACCTGGGAGATGATTCCCTCGTGGGAACACAGCCATTCCTAGCAGTCCTGTTTTTAGGTTTTATTCAGGGAGCATCCTAGGTATCCAATAATACTTGTGGGAGATAATCAGATTTTGAGATTGAGTAGTGGGagatattttaatactttttcctCTCACTCTTTCCAAGGACTCTTCAGGGAAAGGAGACTATCAAATTATTGGGGATGGGGTGAGGTGGAGATGTGGGACTAGGAATGGATTTAGTCACCACACTGGCTCTTTAATATTAATTGAGATTAATATTCATGAAGGACTTTGGAAGCAAGTGCTTActattctcccttctctctacAGATAATGGAAGGGGTTTTACCCCAAACCAATGAATTGCAAATTGCCACAGATCCCGGTGAGACCAACTGAGACCTCACCAGCCACAGCCCAATGGcacttgtttttccttcctgtcctGCCAACTCCAGGATCCTGCTGGAAGAATGGACTGCTTGTTTTATCTGATCTTTCAATATTGCTCTGGGAATAGAGGGTGTTCCCTTCCCTCCCGCCATCTCATCTTGCTTTCTTCCACCTTACTGTAACCTTTATGGAGAGGACAGGGATGCAGGTTTCATCATCCTGTGTATTGCGGTTTCTGTGATTCTAGGTACTTGTGAAGGTGAGCACAGCTTTTCATTATTGGGACACAGGCAAAACCAGATCTCCCTTAGATTTCTAGTAAGGGGTCAGAGCAAATAGGAAGTGACCCAAGTAGTGAACGGTCTGATCCAAACCACTCCTTACACATCTCcattatgaagagttttaaagtTGTGGCCATGTTAAATAGGAGGATGCCTGGCCCTACCCTGGACCTCACAGAAGACCCTTGAAAGaacatttatatgtattatacCCTGCTCACAGAGTCAGGGGATGCCATATCTCCCAAGTTCTGAGGTTCTCCAAGTTCAGCAGAGGGAAAGGGGGCTCCTGGATCTGGCCACCTTTCCCCTCTTAGTAGAGGATCCTCAGACTGAATCTCTCTCTCTAGAGAACTATCCCCTCTATCCAGAGGGGAGATAGCCATTCATGAGACAAACTCCTCAGCCAAAATACATTTCTACTTTGCAGTGTCTAACACTGAGAGCATGTACAATTTCCTAGCACCTGTCTCAAGTCCCTCACTCATCTCCCTTTGTCTCTGGCTAGCTAGAGAATGAGAAGTGCCAGACTTAGGAGTAAAGAATGTTGGCTTCTCTTTCCAGCTCAGCCTTGTCCCTTCATGGGACTTAGGAGTGAAGAATGTTGGCTTCTCTTCCCAGCTTCaggtctctctctttccccctccccacttatgcttccatttcttccttaacTATACAGTCAGGAGAATAAAAGCCCTTGTCATCCAGAAGAGAAATTTTGGAGACCCAGGGTGACAACAGGTGGTAGAGGAACAGGCTTTCACCTAGAGGCCGGGCATGAGCACCCTCTGAGGTAGAGATGGGCTCAAGCCAACTACCTCACAGACAGGCCCTTAAAACAGATCCTGTGCAAATCATGAGCACACTCTCAGTGGAGAGGTCCTGACTTGGTGCCCAATACAAGCATGCACTAATGTAATCAGTCCTCATTTATCCACTCCAGTGAGGGCCTGGGTCATGTGAAATATATGACAAACTCTTGAGCTTTGGTGAgttaggttttttggggggagggtttaTAGGGGGATTGTCCTTTGGAAGGAAAGGATGAGCAATTAGATTTTACTGCCCTTTTGGCTCAGTGTATATAGCACACCTAAATTGCTGTCCCTGAGCAACTGTTGGGAATAAGGTAGTGGTGGGGGGTAGGGAGGGTAGTTGGGGGTGTCCCAGGTGGCAACTGGATTGGGAATTCCTCATGGATAATTCACAAATTAGATAAATGAGAGTAGATTATGAAGATGTTGATGGTTGTGATGAAACTTGAGAGAGATAGTAAGATGCACAGGATCTAGATAGCCTCATGAACCTTCTCAAACAGCCCTCCCATCTGCCTTCTTTGATATTCTGCCCTTCAGCTGATGAGTCCTCTGGCTTCTTCTATCACCACAGCTCCTAGTTATTTTAGCTGATCTGAGCTGGTTCTGACCTTGGTTCTCTCCCCCAGGAAGAGGTCCATGGGTAGGAGGAGTTTCATCATCCTACAGGAATGAGGGTCTTCTAAAGTGGGGTTTCTATTTCCCATTGCCCTTCAGGGTCAGGGAACACAATGCTTCCTCATATGCCATCTCAAGTCTGGTCCTGACTGTTCTTTTGGCTCTGTTCCCCAGGCCCGGGGCAACTCCTAAGTGCCGATATCTTCCCCACTCAGCTCCAGGCTATCTCCTATTTCCCTACACCATTCCTggaccccccccctttccttaCCCTGCCCACTTACTGCACATTCTTCTTCCCCAATTCTGTATAAGTTGGGGGGAAGAGGGTTGGgggttctttctgctgtattatTGTTACCCTTCCTGATTACAATTATTTTGTACAGAATTCCTTACCATGATGTGATATTTGATTGGCTAGATCTTTGGGTGTTGGGTTGGGTAGGATGGGCAAACTGGGGAGAATTACTGGATCCATCTGCAGTAAGCAGTAGGATATTTGGGGGGGTAGTTGATGGAAGGTTCAGTGTGGTCAGGAATTGAAGCTCCTGTGTTTGAACAGTATCTTCCCCCCCTTGTCTCTATATCTGTGCAGATGATTCACTCTTTACTCCTCCTTCATCCTTCATCGTGGCACTTGGGTAGGGGGGGCAAGTTTGGAGAAAGGTGTGGGACTAAGTGGGTGAGTGGTGCAAGTTCAAACTCTTCTTACCATCCCCaaagttttacttttttattttttattttattattttttattatttttagatttttcaaggcaatggggtgaagtggcttgcccaaggccacacagctaggtaattattaagtgtctgaggccggatttgaattcaagtactcctgactccaaggccagtgctctatccactgtgccacctagccatccccatccCCAAAGTTTTGAGGGACAGATGGCAGCCTTTCTAAGGCAGGTTGTTTGAAGCTGCCATATCTCCAGATACATCCTCTAAGATGGGTCAATCTCTCCTCAAGAAGTAAGACTAGCTGGACTACATGATGGGATGAAGAATACTGGTTCCGGAATCAGAGGCCTCAATGCCCACATCGCAAATGATGGTCATACAAATTGGCTTATGAgatcccttcctgctctaaatctgtaattctTTGACCTCTAGAATCCCTgtgctcttcccccccccccaagaaatattttatttatcgatttttccaactacacacaAAGGAAGTTTCCAACaatcaacaatcttttttttttttttttttttgcaaggttttgagttttatgttttttcccctccttccctcccctccccttcctccctgacaaaaggcaatctgatataggttatacttatATAACGCtgctaaacacacacacacacacatataaaatgctgctaaacatatatatgtacatatatatatatataaatcatgttgtgaaagaagaatcaaattgaaacaaaaaaattagagaggaagaaaaataatatctaagacaacttttaaaaattgaagatagtaagctttggtccacatttaaattccacagttccttctctggatatggatggtattttccatcacaaatctttcagAATAGTCTTTGATTactgtgctgctgaaatgaacaagtccatcatagttgatcatcacctacTCTTGCTGTTAGTAtgtgtaatgttcttctgattctgcttacaccactcagcatcagtttgtgcaagtctttccagactattctgaagtcccaatcctcatgatttcttttttcattttaaaaaatttattatttaaggcaatggaagtCACAGCaacaaattttgtttgtttttatttattttcactgggcagtggaattaagtgacttgctcaaggtcacacagctaggcaattaagtgtctgagatcatatgtgaactcagatcctcttgattccagagcccgtgctctatccactgtgccacctagctgcctcagcaTCTAATTTTGAATACCAGTTTTGCTCCTTATTCAACCTCTGTGGGACTCAGTTTTTGCCTCTGTAAGAAGAGGTGTTTGGACTCGATGATCCCCAATGTTCTTTTTAGTTTTCAAGCAATGATTGTATGTGATTAGATTAGAGGTATCAACAGGGTGAGTTCAGTAAAACCTCAAAAAATACTCAGTGGAAGTGGAGGAAGTCCAGAGTGCAATTAGAACAAGCAAGGgcttgggaaaggcttcctatggTATGATGATTTTGGtgatgatagtaataatagtacTTTCAGTTGTCACTTTGTATAGTGTTTTATAAAACACTCTCACATTTATTATCTTCTTGGGACCTCGCAACAACCCTTTAATGACTGGCACAGTGGTTTTTaataccattttacaaatgaaaacattTGGGATCCAAGTTCATAGATTAGTTTCTGTCTTGGATTACAAGTTATATTTTCTGGttgttccttcttcttcttcttcttcttcttcttcttcttcttcttcttcttgtcaGGATAGACTAAAATAATTAAGTCTCCCATATAGGGATATAATTCAAGTTTTTAAAACataaaggatatggaaagactgagcaacaacatgtagtgtagtagaaagagcattaGACCTGAaattaaagtgctaaataaatgtgagCTCCAATATAATGATTTCTTAAGgtaccttctagctctaaaataaAAGGACCTAAGAAATTTAACTTCCCTGAAAGGGAAGACTTGGATTCCATTTCTGATTTTAACACTTGCTAGTTGGGTCACTTAATAACTCTTGG from Macrotis lagotis isolate mMagLag1 chromosome 2, bilby.v1.9.chrom.fasta, whole genome shotgun sequence includes these protein-coding regions:
- the USH1G gene encoding pre-mRNA splicing regulator USH1G, whose translation is MNDQYHRAARDGYLDLLKEATRKELNAPDEDGMTPTLWAAYHGNLESLRLIVSRGGDPDKCDIWGNTPLHLAGSNGHLHCLSFLVSFGANIWCLDNDYHTPLDMAAMKGHMECVRYLDSIAAKQSSLNPKLVGKLKEKAFREAERRIKDCAKLQRKHHARMERRYRRELAERADTLSFSSLSSSTLSRRLQNLSLASHLPYSQATLHGTGRGKTKIQRKLERRKHGEGTFKISEDGRKSIRSLSGLQLGSDVMFVRQGTYANPKEWGRSPLRDMFLSDEDSISRATLEPALGAESAHSEVSTDSGHDSLFTRPGLGTMVFRRNYVSSGLQGLGREEGGIDGMGTLRARMQHSPSLDDDSIGSANSLQERLDELPWDEFDLGLDEALEPETSPLETFLASLHMNDFVALLRQEKIDLDALMLCSELDLHSISIPLGPRKKILGAIKRRRQVLERPPALEDTEL